A genomic segment from Salvia splendens isolate huo1 chromosome 13, SspV2, whole genome shotgun sequence encodes:
- the LOC121762245 gene encoding transcription factor RSL3-like — MEIATSFLGEEWQSLSQIFSSSENLDFFHHYGGSDTPSPSFPITSNQTNYLCSISQESSNATTDFDESLFFNMHGNEDQHHHHSFESMIMNLHGNAGFMELPSHHFVRLEGENRALETADSCRMKRMLEADDKSEGFPLENPMKKPRVSRNKNTSGQPKKGKKLIQENNNEEEINGGGNSSSSTSEDDSNASQEVINEEIKNSNTKARASRGSATDPQSLYARKRRERINERLKILQNLVPNGTKVDISTMLEEAVQYVKFLQLQIKLLSSDNMWMYAPLAYNGTDIGIYDQICPNLRL; from the exons ATGGAAATCGCAACATCTTTCCTCGGCGAAGAATGGCAATCACTGAGCCAAATCTTCTCCAGCAGTGAAAATCTCGATTTCTTCCACCACTACGGCGGCAGCGACACTCCATCGCCTTCATTTCCGATCACTTCCAATCAAACCAACTACTTGTGCTCTATCTCTCAAGAAAGCAGCAACGCTACCACCGATTTCGACGAAAGCCTTTTCTTCAATATGCACGGAAACGAAGATCAACATCACCATCACTCTTTTGAATCCATGATCATGAATTTGCACGGCAATGCCGGCTTCATGGAGCTGCCTAGTCACCATTTCGTGCGCTTGGAAGGCGAAAATCGAGCTTTGGAAACTGCGGATTCTTGCCGGATGAAGAGAATGCTTGAAGCAGATGATAAATCGGAGGGTTTTCCATTGGAAAATCCTATGAAGAAACCGCGCGTGTCAAGAAAT AAAAATACAAGTGGGCAGCCAAAAAAGGGGAAGAAATTAATCCAAGAAAATAATAATGAAGAAGAAATAAATGGTGGAGGAAATAGCAGCAGCAGCACCTCTGAAGATGACTCAAATGCTTCTCAAGAAGTTATCAATGAAGAAATCAAGAACTCCAACACCAAAGCTAGGGCTAGTAGGGGATCTGCAACTGATCCACAAAGCCTCTATGCAAGA aaaagaagagagagaatcaATGAGAGGTTGAAGATTTTGCAGAATCTTGTGCCAAATGGAACAAAGGTTGACATTAGCACTATGCTGGAAGAAGCTGTGCAATATGTCAAGTTTTTGCAGCTTCAAATTAag ttgCTGAGCTCTGATAATATGTGGATGTATGCTCCACTTGCTTACAATGGAACAGACATTGGCATCTATGACCAGATCTGCCCAAATTTGAGACTATAG